TGATTGTTAAGACACAAAACAATCCCCTGTGACTAATTTGAACAACTCCAGCCATGTCAACTCTTGCTCCAGCATTAAGCTCAACAAGTCAACCTTCAATGGATGGTTAAGACAATGGGGATTGAAGTTCtatactttctctctccttttctgaaTGGGTCAGGACTGTACATTCATGCTCATTGATCCTTTGCTCAAGGTTGACCCCTTAGTGACCTCTGTGCTGACAATAGAAAGAGGGAAGCTCTCATAACTCTCTGGTGACCCCCAGCAGCGGCAGTGGTATAGGGTAGATTTTAGCTCTTTCTGGAAGTTACTGTTGAGAAAGCCGTAGATTATGGGATTGACACAGGTGGAGGCCATGGCTGTGAGGTGGCAGGCAGAGAAGATTATGTCATGCTGGCAGGATGGGATGGCCTGGTGGTTCCAGTCAAACAAGGTATTGAAGATGTTGAGGGGGAGCCAGCAGAGGGCAAACACTACCACAATGGAGGCCAACATGGCATTGATCCTCTTTGACCCCTTGGCTTTCTTCTGACAGTTGTCCCTGGCTCGCTCCACCATGTATTTTCTCTGTCGGAGACGCAGGAAGATGCGCAGGTAGCAGACCAGGATGAGGATGAGGGGAAGGCAGTACTGGAAGAGCAGCAGGGAGGTGGTGTAGGCCAGTCGGTTGTGCTCTGAGGGCCATCGCTCCATACAGATGAAGTGGTCAGTGAAGAGATTGAACGGGAGGCTCATGTTCTGGAAAGGACTGTTGTCGAGGACGTTGAagaagaggaaaggaagagagatgaaGCAGGCCACTAACCAGGTGATGGCTACAGCCAGGTAGGAGTGGCGCACCATGGGCTTCCATCCAGTGGGGTGGATGATGAGTTGGTGGCGCTCCATGGCTATGAGGACAAGGGTGAAGATGGAAACCGTGACAGAGATGCACTGGACAAAGGGTGTGACCTTACAGAGTGCCTCCCCCAGGATCCAGCGGTCCATCAGGGTGTAGATGATGGTTACAGGCAGGCACACAATGCACATGAGGATGTCAGAGATGGACAGGTTGGCGATGAAGATGTTGGTGACATTCCGCATCTCCTTCTGCCGTGTGATGACAAACACCAGGCAGGTGTTACCGATAAGGCCAACCGCGACCAGTGCGCTGTAGGCAACTATCAGGAAGGTGGTGCCACTCCAGAAGGAGGTGCACTCGTCTGTGTCGCCCCAAGGCATCTCTTTCCACCAGGCGTGATGACTGCTATTGTTCACATGGGACACCTCCATGCTAGAAGTCCAAACGTATTTTTTTTTAGACTGGGATCCAAATATATTTGTATGTTTCCCTTCCACTTCAATATTTTATCTAATGTCTTTATTGTATGTTTGAGTTTGCGGTGGTTTTAATCATACCGGTACTcttagtaatggctggaacattGATTGCAGTCTTTTTGCCGTCTGAAAGAGAACACAACAATCAAAAGATTA
This window of the Oncorhynchus tshawytscha isolate Ot180627B linkage group LG12, Otsh_v2.0, whole genome shotgun sequence genome carries:
- the LOC112263995 gene encoding neuropeptide Y receptor type 1-like, producing the protein MEVSHVNNSSHHAWWKEMPWGDTDECTSFWSGTTFLIVAYSALVAVGLIGNTCLVFVITRQKEMRNVTNIFIANLSISDILMCIVCLPVTIIYTLMDRWILGEALCKVTPFVQCISVTVSIFTLVLIAMERHQLIIHPTGWKPMVRHSYLAVAITWLVACFISLPFLFFNVLDNSPFQNMSLPFNLFTDHFICMERWPSEHNRLAYTTSLLLFQYCLPLILILVCYLRIFLRLRQRKYMVERARDNCQKKAKGSKRINAMLASIVVVFALCWLPLNIFNTLFDWNHQAIPSCQHDIIFSACHLTAMASTCVNPIIYGFLNSNFQKELKSTLYHCRCWGSPESYESFPLSIVSTEVTKGSTLSKGSMSMNVQS